In Streptomyces sp. NBC_01381, a genomic segment contains:
- a CDS encoding aminotransferase class IV, with translation MTTPELVQRLEIDGRAATADRLLLPALGAVGHFTALQVRGGAAQGLALHLARLDAATRELFGHDLDGEYVRGLIRHVLRDDITDASVRVLVHASADGEPTVMVTVRAPGRMPADAQALQSVPYLRPFPHIKHLGGFGQARYGELARRAGFDDALLTGPDGTISEGAVTNIAFYDGTEVVWPDAPCLAGITMQLIEPRLADAGLPTRHGPVTLADLPSYTAAFVTNARGIAPVRRIDDTEFAVDAKLMRAVTEAYESAPWDAV, from the coding sequence ATGACAACTCCCGAGCTGGTACAGCGCCTTGAGATCGACGGCCGGGCCGCCACCGCCGACCGGCTGCTCCTGCCCGCGCTCGGCGCCGTCGGGCACTTCACCGCCCTGCAGGTCAGGGGCGGCGCGGCGCAGGGGCTCGCGCTGCATCTGGCCCGGCTCGACGCGGCGACGCGCGAGCTCTTCGGCCATGATCTCGACGGCGAGTACGTCCGCGGCCTCATCCGGCACGTACTGCGCGACGACATCACCGACGCGTCCGTACGCGTCCTCGTCCACGCCTCCGCCGACGGCGAACCGACCGTGATGGTCACCGTCCGGGCGCCGGGCCGGATGCCGGCGGACGCGCAGGCCCTGCAGTCGGTGCCCTATCTGCGGCCCTTCCCGCACATCAAGCATCTGGGCGGCTTCGGACAGGCCCGCTACGGAGAGCTCGCGCGGCGCGCCGGCTTCGACGACGCGCTGCTCACCGGGCCCGACGGGACGATCAGCGAGGGCGCCGTCACGAACATCGCGTTCTACGACGGGACGGAGGTCGTCTGGCCGGACGCCCCCTGCCTGGCCGGCATCACCATGCAGCTGATCGAGCCACGTCTCGCGGACGCCGGGCTGCCCACGCGGCACGGCCCGGTCACCCTCGCGGACCTGCCGTCGTACACGGCCGCCTTCGTCACCAACGCGCGCGGCATCGCGCCGGTGCGGCGGATCGACGACACGGAGTTCGCGGTCGACGCGAAGCTGATGCGGGCCGTGACGGAGGCGTACGAGAGCGCACCCTGGGACGCCGTCTGA
- a CDS encoding TSUP family transporter: MPDISLTTVVVLCIAALAAGWIDAVVGGGGLLLLPALLIGLPGSTPAAHALGTNKAVAIVGTTGAAVTYVRKTPVDVPTAVRIGLAALAGSMGGAVFAAGMSTEVLKPVIMVVLVAVGAFVIFKPDFGTAPAARPASPKRILAAIGLAGLGIGFYDGLIGPGTGTFLVLALTAVLHLDLVAASATAKIVNCCTNAGALAMFAWQGAVLWQLAGLMAVFNLAGGMFGARTALKKGSGFVRVVLLTTVFGLVAKMAYEQWVA, translated from the coding sequence ATGCCTGACATATCGCTGACCACCGTCGTCGTCCTCTGTATCGCCGCCCTCGCGGCAGGCTGGATCGACGCGGTGGTCGGCGGCGGCGGGCTGCTTCTGCTGCCCGCGCTGCTGATCGGGCTTCCGGGGTCGACCCCGGCCGCGCACGCCCTCGGGACGAACAAGGCCGTCGCCATCGTCGGCACGACCGGCGCCGCGGTGACGTACGTACGCAAGACACCCGTCGACGTGCCGACCGCCGTGCGCATCGGGCTCGCCGCGCTCGCCGGGTCGATGGGCGGCGCCGTCTTCGCCGCGGGGATGAGCACCGAGGTGCTCAAGCCCGTCATCATGGTCGTCCTTGTCGCCGTCGGCGCCTTCGTCATCTTCAAGCCCGACTTCGGCACCGCGCCCGCCGCCCGGCCCGCCTCGCCCAAGAGGATCCTCGCCGCGATCGGCCTCGCGGGCCTCGGCATCGGCTTCTACGACGGGCTCATCGGCCCCGGCACCGGCACCTTCCTGGTGCTCGCGCTCACCGCCGTGCTCCACCTCGACCTGGTGGCGGCCTCCGCCACCGCCAAGATCGTCAACTGCTGCACCAACGCGGGCGCCCTCGCGATGTTCGCCTGGCAGGGCGCTGTCCTGTGGCAACTGGCCGGTCTGATGGCCGTCTTCAACCTCGCGGGCGGCATGTTCGGCGCGCGCACCGCCCTGAAGAAGGGCAGCGGTTTCGTCCGGGTCGTGCTGCTGACCACCGTGTTCGGGCTCGTGGCCAAGATGGCGTACGAGCAGTGGGTCGCCTAG
- a CDS encoding ferredoxin reductase family protein, producing the protein MTTEAAHPQLAACPALRVSPAALRAGIVGGAAAVTALWAAQAEPSARLDVLFATGAHLTGLLAGYGILVMLFLMARVPAVEHGVGADRLARRHALGGRYVLSLCLGHALLALCGYAAHADTDLVDATLDLLGYPGLALAAVGTALFVAVGVTSARAVRRRVPHETWRAVHLLTHIGAALAFVHQLAGPDVAGSVLTVWAWSLLHAVVAVLLVWYRVVVPVRQAFRHSLRVIDVRDEGPGVVSVVMQGIGLDGLRAEPGQFFRWRFLRRGLWRTALPFSLSAPVRDDTLRITVKAIGGHTRRVRRLRPGTRVLATGPFGALTAHRRTRRKVLLLAGGVGITPMRALFETLPGGPGDITLLYRAGSAEQLVLRDELEGIARSRGAALHYLLGRSDASFDPSPSSQLRSSRGDPISPQALRNLVPDLAEHDVYLCGPPGMSASATAALVRAGVPEERIHAECFAF; encoded by the coding sequence GTGACCACCGAGGCAGCCCATCCCCAACTCGCCGCGTGCCCCGCACTCCGCGTCAGCCCCGCCGCCCTCCGTGCGGGCATCGTCGGCGGTGCGGCCGCCGTCACCGCGCTGTGGGCCGCGCAGGCCGAGCCGTCGGCGCGGCTCGACGTGCTCTTCGCGACCGGCGCGCATCTGACCGGGCTGCTGGCCGGCTACGGGATCCTCGTGATGCTGTTCCTGATGGCCCGCGTCCCCGCCGTCGAGCACGGCGTCGGCGCCGACCGGCTCGCGCGGCGGCACGCCCTCGGCGGCCGCTACGTCCTCTCCCTCTGCCTGGGCCACGCGCTCCTCGCCCTGTGCGGATACGCCGCCCACGCCGACACCGACCTGGTCGACGCCACGCTCGACCTGCTCGGCTACCCGGGTCTTGCCCTCGCCGCCGTCGGCACCGCGCTGTTCGTGGCCGTCGGCGTGACGTCCGCGCGTGCGGTGCGCCGCCGCGTCCCGCACGAGACGTGGCGGGCCGTGCATCTGCTGACCCACATCGGCGCGGCGCTCGCCTTCGTGCACCAGCTCGCCGGGCCCGATGTGGCGGGCAGCGTCCTCACCGTGTGGGCCTGGTCGCTCCTGCACGCCGTCGTCGCGGTGCTCCTCGTCTGGTACCGCGTCGTCGTGCCGGTGCGGCAGGCGTTCCGGCACAGCCTGCGCGTCATCGACGTACGCGACGAAGGTCCTGGGGTCGTCTCGGTCGTGATGCAGGGCATCGGGCTCGACGGGCTGCGGGCCGAGCCGGGGCAGTTCTTCCGGTGGCGCTTTCTGCGGCGCGGGCTGTGGCGCACCGCGCTGCCGTTCTCGCTCTCCGCGCCCGTGCGGGACGACACCCTGCGGATCACGGTGAAGGCGATCGGCGGCCACACCCGGCGGGTGCGGCGGCTCAGGCCGGGCACGCGGGTGCTCGCCACCGGGCCGTTCGGGGCGCTGACCGCGCATCGGCGTACGCGGCGGAAGGTGCTGCTGCTCGCGGGCGGGGTCGGCATCACGCCGATGCGGGCCCTCTTCGAGACGCTGCCCGGCGGGCCCGGGGACATCACGCTGCTCTACCGGGCGGGGAGCGCGGAGCAGCTCGTGCTGCGGGACGAGCTGGAAGGCATCGCCCGGAGCCGGGGTGCGGCACTGCACTATCTCCTCGGCCGTTCCGACGCGTCCTTCGATCCTTCCCCAAGCTCTCAACTTCGTTCGAGCAGGGGAGACCCCATTTCCCCGCAGGCGCTGCGGAACCTGGTGCCGGACCTCGCCGAGCACGACGTCTATCTGTGCGGGCCGCCGGGGATGTCCGCGTCGGCTACGGCGGCGCTGGTGCGGGCCGGGGTCCCGGAGGAACGCATCCATGCCGAGTGCTTCGCCTTCTGA
- a CDS encoding NADPH-dependent FMN reductase yields the protein MTQNTLVNETPVPTPLRVTVIIGSNREGRFGPTIADWLLSRLGERTDFEVDVVDLADSRLPTALSFDPSPEVVAELEKVTPKLAAADAFVVLTPEYNHSYPASLKALIDWHHAEWQAKPLAFVSYGGLSGGLRAVEHLRPVFAELHTHTIRDTVSFHNAGGLFDADGTHKDPTGPDAAAKAMLDQLQWWAWALRSAKEARPYGS from the coding sequence ATGACTCAGAACACGCTTGTCAACGAGACCCCCGTCCCCACCCCCCTGCGCGTCACCGTCATCATCGGCAGCAACCGCGAGGGCCGCTTCGGGCCGACCATCGCCGACTGGCTGCTGTCCCGGCTCGGCGAGCGCACGGACTTCGAGGTGGACGTCGTCGACCTGGCCGATTCCCGGCTGCCGACCGCGCTCTCCTTCGACCCGTCGCCCGAAGTGGTCGCCGAACTGGAGAAGGTCACCCCGAAGCTGGCCGCCGCCGACGCCTTCGTCGTCCTCACCCCCGAGTACAACCACTCCTACCCCGCGTCGCTGAAGGCCCTCATCGACTGGCACCACGCCGAGTGGCAGGCCAAACCCCTCGCCTTCGTCTCCTACGGAGGGCTCTCCGGCGGCCTGCGCGCGGTCGAGCATCTGCGCCCGGTCTTCGCCGAGCTGCACACCCACACCATCCGCGACACCGTCTCCTTCCACAACGCGGGCGGCCTCTTCGACGCCGACGGCACCCACAAGGACCCGACCGGTCCCGACGCGGCGGCGAAGGCGATGCTCGACCAGCTGCAGTGGTGGGCCTGGGCGCTGCGGAGCGCCAAGGAGGCACGCCCTTACGGCAGTTGA
- the cutA gene encoding divalent-cation tolerance protein CutA, with protein sequence MTSTYETGEPAVVTVLTTTDTAQKAEDLATGAVAARVAACAQIGGPVVSVYRWEGGIETAREWQILFKTAAARYDALEAWLTAAHDYDTPEIIATPVVRGSAAYLEWVARETAE encoded by the coding sequence ATGACGTCGACGTACGAAACCGGAGAGCCGGCGGTGGTCACCGTGCTGACCACGACCGACACCGCCCAGAAGGCAGAAGACCTCGCGACCGGCGCGGTGGCGGCGCGGGTCGCCGCGTGCGCGCAGATCGGCGGGCCCGTCGTCTCGGTCTACCGGTGGGAGGGCGGCATCGAGACCGCGCGGGAGTGGCAGATCCTGTTCAAGACGGCAGCCGCGCGGTACGACGCCCTTGAGGCGTGGCTGACCGCGGCCCACGACTACGACACCCCCGAGATCATCGCGACACCGGTGGTGCGGGGCAGCGCCGCGTACCTGGAGTGGGTGGCGCGGGAGACCGCCGAGTGA
- a CDS encoding DUF6355 family natural product biosynthesis protein produces MSLRRSLPALVGAVALTLGLPVAAAASAHAPTAVMNPCGFYETGSDAFYNHCTSDGSNVVIQVRVALAPDYERCVGPGNHWLGSASKIQGAHYVNRTC; encoded by the coding sequence ATGAGCCTTCGCCGTTCGCTTCCGGCCCTCGTCGGCGCCGTAGCACTCACTCTCGGCCTCCCCGTGGCGGCCGCCGCGTCCGCTCACGCCCCGACCGCCGTCATGAACCCCTGCGGGTTCTACGAGACCGGCAGCGACGCGTTCTACAACCACTGCACGAGCGACGGCTCGAACGTCGTCATCCAGGTGCGGGTCGCCCTCGCCCCCGACTACGAGCGCTGTGTGGGCCCGGGCAACCACTGGCTGGGTTCGGCGAGCAAGATCCAGGGCGCGCACTACGTGAACCGCACCTGCTGA
- a CDS encoding class F sortase, protein MRRWTLNSAIGAVTAIALCSGAWLLHSGAGPGPPPQPSAAQAASASASAGTGIGPAPASSALPPSPPDRIRIPSIRVDAPLMGLGLTRQGSLDVPPPKQTNLAGWYESGTTPGETGTAIVAGHVDNADGPSVFYDLGGLTKGRTIEVERRDGSVAMFTVDANEVYAAKNFPDEKVYGAADRPELRVITCGGTYSRKTGYEGNVVVFAHLTGVR, encoded by the coding sequence ATGCGCAGATGGACCCTCAACTCCGCGATAGGGGCGGTCACCGCCATCGCCCTGTGCTCCGGCGCCTGGCTGCTGCACAGCGGCGCCGGTCCGGGCCCGCCGCCGCAGCCGTCCGCCGCGCAGGCCGCTTCGGCTTCGGCTTCGGCGGGCACCGGCATCGGCCCCGCCCCCGCGTCGTCCGCGCTCCCCCCGTCGCCGCCCGACCGGATCCGGATCCCCTCCATCCGGGTCGACGCGCCACTCATGGGGCTCGGCCTCACCCGCCAGGGCAGCCTCGACGTACCGCCGCCGAAGCAGACGAATCTCGCGGGCTGGTACGAGTCGGGGACCACGCCCGGCGAGACCGGGACCGCCATCGTGGCGGGGCACGTCGACAACGCCGATGGCCCTTCCGTCTTCTACGACCTGGGCGGCCTGACCAAGGGCCGCACCATCGAGGTCGAACGCAGGGACGGCAGCGTGGCGATGTTCACCGTCGACGCGAACGAGGTCTACGCCGCGAAGAACTTCCCCGACGAGAAGGTGTACGGCGCGGCGGACCGCCCCGAGCTGCGGGTCATCACGTGCGGCGGCACGTACTCGCGCAAGACCGGCTACGAGGGCAACGTGGTGGTCTTCGCCCATCTGACGGGCGTGCGCTGA
- a CDS encoding molybdopterin oxidoreductase family protein has translation MHTKATPTHCPYCALQCGMGLTSGPGGVEVVERPEFPVNGGALCGKGRTAPAVLSSRVRLTEPLIRSHATGRLEPATWEEAVDRVADGLSRTRTEHGPDSCGVFGGGGLTNEKAYALGKFARVVLGTSQIDYNGRFCMSSAAAAGQRAFGLDRGLPFPLADVPRTGCVILVGSNLAETMPPALRYLTELKANGGKLIVVDPRRTRTAEQADLHLAPRPGTDLALALGLLHLVVAEGRTDEAFIAERTSGWEEARAAAMAHWPEYVERISGVPVPQLRDAAEMFCAAESAMVLTARGPEQHSKGTDTVGAWINLCLATGNAGRPLAGYGCLTGQGNGQGGREHGQKADQLPGYRKLTDPAARAHVAGVWGVDPDSLPGPGRSAYELLDALGGDIKSLLLMGSNPVVSAPRAAHVEERLRSLDFLAVADVVLSETAQLADVVLPVTQWAEETGTVTNLEGRVLLRRQAVTAPDGVRSDLDVLHGLAARLGHEKGFPTDPEEIFDELRRASAGGPADYSGISYARLKEGNGEGVFWPCPAEDLAPAEEEEEGTDAVHPGTPRLFLDRFATEDGLARFVPVVHRAAAEEADAEYPVLLTTGRVLAQYQSGAQTRRVDELNSAAPGPFVELHPRLAARLRIEEGEPVTVVSRRGRAVAPARITGAIRSDTVFMPFHWPGEGRANSLTHPALDPVSRMPEFKVCAVRLERE, from the coding sequence CACTCATCCGATCCCACGCCACGGGCCGGCTCGAACCGGCCACCTGGGAGGAGGCCGTCGACCGCGTCGCCGACGGGCTCTCCCGCACGCGTACGGAGCATGGCCCGGACTCGTGCGGGGTGTTCGGCGGCGGCGGTCTGACCAACGAGAAGGCGTACGCGCTCGGGAAGTTCGCGCGGGTGGTGCTCGGCACGTCGCAGATCGACTACAACGGCCGGTTCTGCATGTCGTCGGCTGCGGCCGCCGGGCAGCGGGCCTTCGGGCTCGACCGGGGTCTGCCGTTCCCGCTCGCGGACGTCCCGCGCACGGGCTGCGTCATCCTGGTCGGCTCCAACCTCGCCGAGACGATGCCGCCCGCACTGCGGTATCTGACGGAACTGAAGGCGAACGGCGGCAAGTTGATCGTCGTCGACCCGCGCAGGACCCGCACCGCCGAGCAGGCCGATCTGCATCTGGCGCCGCGCCCCGGCACCGACCTGGCGCTCGCGCTCGGGCTGCTGCATCTGGTGGTGGCCGAGGGGCGGACGGACGAGGCGTTCATCGCGGAGCGCACCAGCGGCTGGGAGGAGGCGCGGGCGGCGGCGATGGCGCACTGGCCGGAGTACGTGGAGCGGATCAGCGGCGTTCCGGTGCCTCAGCTGCGGGACGCGGCCGAGATGTTCTGCGCCGCCGAGTCGGCGATGGTGCTCACCGCGCGCGGCCCCGAACAGCACTCCAAGGGCACGGACACGGTCGGCGCGTGGATCAACCTGTGCCTCGCCACGGGCAACGCGGGCCGCCCGCTGGCCGGTTACGGCTGTCTGACCGGGCAGGGCAACGGCCAGGGCGGACGCGAGCACGGCCAGAAGGCGGACCAGCTGCCCGGCTACCGCAAGCTGACGGACCCGGCGGCGCGGGCGCACGTCGCCGGGGTGTGGGGCGTCGACCCCGATTCGCTGCCGGGCCCCGGCAGGTCCGCGTACGAACTGCTCGACGCACTCGGCGGGGACATCAAGTCGCTGCTCCTGATGGGCTCCAACCCGGTCGTTTCGGCGCCCCGCGCCGCGCACGTGGAGGAGCGGCTGCGGTCGCTCGACTTCCTGGCGGTGGCCGATGTCGTCCTCTCCGAGACGGCTCAACTGGCCGATGTCGTGCTGCCGGTGACGCAGTGGGCCGAGGAGACGGGCACGGTGACGAACCTGGAGGGCAGGGTGCTTCTGCGCCGCCAGGCGGTGACGGCGCCCGACGGGGTCCGCAGCGACCTGGACGTGCTCCACGGCCTCGCCGCGCGCCTCGGCCACGAGAAGGGCTTCCCGACGGACCCGGAGGAGATCTTCGACGAACTGCGCAGGGCGAGCGCGGGCGGCCCCGCGGACTACTCCGGCATCTCGTACGCACGCCTGAAGGAAGGGAACGGGGAGGGGGTGTTCTGGCCCTGCCCTGCGGAGGACCTGGCCCCGGCGGAGGAGGAAGAGGAAGGGACGGACGCCGTGCACCCCGGGACCCCGCGCCTCTTCCTCGACCGGTTCGCCACCGAGGACGGGCTCGCGCGGTTCGTGCCGGTCGTGCACCGGGCCGCCGCCGAGGAGGCAGACGCGGAGTATCCGGTGCTGCTGACCACGGGGCGGGTGCTCGCCCAGTATCAGTCGGGGGCCCAGACGCGCCGTGTCGACGAGTTGAACTCAGCCGCCCCCGGGCCGTTCGTGGAGCTGCATCCGCGGCTCGCGGCGCGGCTGCGGATCGAGGAGGGCGAGCCGGTGACGGTGGTCTCGCGGCGGGGGCGGGCCGTCGCCCCGGCGCGGATCACCGGGGCGATCCGGTCGGACACGGTCTTCATGCCGTTCCACTGGCCGGGCGAGGGGCGGGCCAACTCCCTCACGCATCCGGCGCTCGACCCCGTCTCGCGGATGCCGGAGTTCAAGGTGTGTGCGGTACGCCTTGAGAGGGAGTAG
- a CDS encoding gamma-glutamylcyclotransferase family protein: MSPAAARLPFFVYGTLRPGEPNHDVHLRGRVAAEEPARLAGAVLYAGPGYPYLVEDPEAGPVRGELITALPSAYDRLLAELDVLEDYAPGDPRNLYDRVVRDVTLLDGATARAWVYVAAPRVAAGLRASGAVIGGGDWAWFRARR, encoded by the coding sequence GTGAGCCCGGCGGCGGCCCGGCTGCCGTTCTTCGTTTACGGGACGCTGCGGCCGGGGGAGCCCAACCACGACGTCCACCTGCGCGGCCGCGTCGCCGCGGAGGAGCCCGCGCGGCTCGCGGGGGCGGTCCTGTACGCGGGGCCCGGCTATCCGTACCTGGTGGAGGACCCCGAAGCGGGCCCGGTGCGCGGCGAGTTGATCACCGCACTGCCGTCCGCGTACGACCGGCTCCTCGCCGAGCTCGACGTACTGGAGGACTACGCGCCGGGCGACCCCCGCAACCTGTACGACCGGGTGGTGCGGGACGTGACACTCCTGGACGGGGCCACGGCCCGGGCGTGGGTGTACGTGGCGGCGCCGCGGGTGGCGGCGGGGCTGCGGGCCTCGGGGGCGGTGATCGGGGGAGGGGACTGGGCGTGGTTCCGGGCGCGTCGGTGA
- a CDS encoding HAMP domain-containing sensor histidine kinase: MRGIARRARAALNSLGLRWKIAALLSLGCAVVAVAIGLLVHHARLEQVSAGARSGAVAQLVRVRQLYELTGQVDTDTTDGTDAALDSPDLPASLRAAALDGRRTTYLDMGAADPAVWAARPVGDHVLSVREPLGEQAAEMAEFDRQLIVSGAVVVVLAALGGAGLASRLSRELRTAAATARRISQGELDARIGHPRSPDVRGGTGHGKDEVAELAAAVDTMAASLQRRLVAEQRFTADVAHELRTPLTGLHTAAELLPRGRPTELVLDRVQALRTLTEDLLEVARLDAEVERPDLEVHPPAVLVEGIVRRSGYGVRFVAAGPDDVFVRTDARRLERIVANLVANARRHGAEPVEVRVAGPVVTVSDQGPGFPEHLLADGPRRFQTGARERGQGTGLGLTIAFGQAQVIGARVELSNAWPCGAVAAVHLPETDG; encoded by the coding sequence GTGAGGGGCATCGCCCGGCGCGCCCGCGCCGCCCTCAACTCGCTCGGCCTGCGCTGGAAGATCGCCGCGCTGCTCTCGCTCGGCTGCGCGGTGGTCGCCGTGGCCATCGGCCTGCTCGTGCACCACGCGCGGCTCGAACAGGTCTCCGCGGGCGCCAGGTCGGGTGCGGTCGCGCAGCTGGTGCGGGTGCGTCAGCTGTACGAGCTGACCGGACAGGTCGACACGGACACCACGGACGGCACGGACGCCGCCCTCGACTCACCGGACCTGCCCGCGTCGCTGCGGGCGGCCGCGCTGGACGGGCGGCGGACCACCTACCTCGACATGGGCGCCGCCGACCCCGCCGTCTGGGCGGCGCGGCCGGTCGGCGACCATGTCCTGTCGGTGCGGGAGCCGCTGGGCGAACAGGCCGCCGAGATGGCCGAGTTCGACCGGCAGCTGATCGTCTCGGGGGCCGTCGTCGTCGTGCTCGCCGCGCTCGGCGGCGCCGGCCTTGCCAGCCGGCTCAGCCGCGAACTGCGGACCGCGGCGGCCACCGCGCGCCGCATCAGCCAGGGCGAGCTGGACGCCCGTATCGGCCATCCGCGGTCGCCGGACGTCCGGGGCGGCACCGGGCACGGCAAGGACGAGGTGGCCGAACTGGCCGCCGCGGTCGACACGATGGCCGCGTCCCTGCAGCGGCGCCTGGTGGCCGAGCAGCGCTTCACCGCCGATGTCGCCCACGAGCTGCGCACCCCGCTGACCGGGCTGCACACGGCGGCCGAGCTGCTGCCGCGCGGCCGCCCCACGGAGCTCGTGCTCGACCGGGTGCAGGCCCTGCGCACCCTCACGGAGGATCTGCTCGAAGTGGCGCGGCTCGACGCGGAGGTGGAGCGGCCCGACCTGGAGGTGCATCCGCCGGCCGTGCTGGTCGAGGGGATCGTCCGGCGGTCGGGGTACGGGGTGCGGTTCGTCGCCGCGGGCCCTGACGACGTCTTCGTACGCACCGACGCGCGCCGCCTGGAGCGGATCGTCGCCAACCTCGTGGCGAACGCCCGCAGGCACGGCGCGGAACCGGTGGAGGTGCGGGTCGCCGGGCCCGTGGTCACGGTCAGCGACCAGGGGCCCGGCTTCCCCGAGCATCTCCTCGCGGACGGCCCGCGGCGCTTCCAGACCGGCGCGCGGGAGCGCGGTCAGGGCACGGGCCTCGGTCTGACCATCGCGTTCGGCCAGGCGCAGGTGATCGGCGCGCGCGTGGAGCTGAGCAATGCGTGGCCCTGCGGGGCTGTGGCAGCGGTCCACTTGCCGGAGACCGACGGCTGA